The Burkholderia mallei ATCC 23344 genome has a window encoding:
- the dhaL gene encoding dihydroxyacetone kinase subunit DhaL: protein MNTAAIQCLPLADAGFVVRELVDVIRRNRDHLSEIDAAIGDGDHGINMSKGFGQCGARLDARGATSLPDALDVLSTALMDGIGGSMGPLYGSFFMDFAAPLKGRDTLDAALFGEALAAGFASVQAISDAKIGDKTLIDTLAPAAAAFHEALRAGDDFRHALAAMSAAAERGKESTRWLQARVGRASRLGERSVGTLDAGAASCCLILCSLASSIGARLN from the coding sequence ATGAATACCGCCGCCATTCAGTGCCTGCCGCTTGCCGACGCCGGCTTCGTCGTGCGCGAGCTCGTCGACGTGATCCGGCGCAATCGCGATCATCTGTCGGAGATCGACGCGGCGATCGGCGACGGCGATCACGGCATCAACATGAGCAAGGGCTTCGGCCAGTGCGGCGCGCGGCTCGACGCGCGCGGCGCGACGAGCCTGCCGGACGCGCTCGACGTGTTGTCGACGGCGCTGATGGACGGCATCGGCGGATCGATGGGCCCGCTGTACGGCAGCTTCTTCATGGATTTCGCCGCGCCGCTGAAGGGGCGCGACACGCTCGACGCGGCGCTGTTCGGCGAGGCACTGGCGGCGGGGTTCGCGAGCGTGCAGGCGATCAGCGACGCGAAGATCGGCGACAAGACGCTGATCGACACGCTCGCGCCCGCCGCCGCGGCGTTTCACGAGGCGCTGCGCGCGGGCGACGACTTCCGGCATGCGCTCGCGGCGATGAGCGCGGCCGCCGAGCGCGGCAAGGAATCGACGCGCTGGCTGCAGGCGAGGGTCGGGCGCGCGTCGAGGCTCGGCGAGCGCTCGGTCGGCACGCTCGATGCCGGCGCGGCGTCGTGCTGCCTGATTCTGTGCAGCCTCGCGAGCTCGATCGGCGCGCGGCTGAATTGA
- a CDS encoding dihydroxyacetone kinase subunit DhaK — protein MNRVINHPDYVVEDMLRGIVAAHPALALDADNPRVIGVTHPVPGKVGVVTGGGSGHEPAFVGYTGPGLVDAVAIGEIFSSPTAKSFLDAFRRADRGAGVACLYGNYAGDNMNVKMAIKMAAAQGIDVKTVVANDDVASAPREERAKRRGVAGEILMWKAGCARAAAGGDLDAVIASAKKAIDNTRSVGIGLSACTIPANGKANFHIADGEMEVGIGHHGEHGVRVMRTVSAKDMAAMMLDIVLPDFPLERGEEVAVLVSGLGATPLMEQYILYAEVSQRLAAAGLKIGFRLVGNLFTSLEMMGVTLTVTRLDDELKQLFAAPCSSIGLTVGERA, from the coding sequence ATGAATCGTGTCATCAATCATCCCGACTACGTCGTCGAGGACATGCTGCGCGGGATCGTCGCCGCGCATCCGGCGCTCGCGCTCGACGCGGACAACCCGCGCGTGATCGGCGTCACGCATCCGGTGCCGGGCAAGGTCGGCGTCGTCACGGGCGGCGGCTCGGGCCACGAGCCGGCGTTTGTCGGCTACACGGGGCCGGGGCTCGTCGACGCGGTCGCGATCGGCGAGATCTTCTCGTCGCCCACCGCGAAGAGCTTTCTCGACGCATTCAGGCGCGCCGATCGCGGCGCGGGCGTCGCCTGCCTGTACGGCAACTACGCGGGCGACAACATGAACGTGAAGATGGCGATCAAGATGGCCGCCGCGCAGGGCATCGACGTGAAGACCGTCGTCGCGAACGACGACGTCGCGTCCGCGCCGCGCGAGGAGCGCGCGAAGCGCCGCGGCGTCGCGGGCGAGATCCTGATGTGGAAGGCGGGCTGCGCGCGGGCGGCCGCGGGCGGCGATCTCGACGCCGTGATCGCGAGCGCGAAGAAGGCGATCGACAACACGCGCTCGGTCGGCATCGGCCTGTCCGCGTGCACGATCCCGGCGAACGGCAAGGCGAACTTCCACATCGCCGACGGCGAGATGGAGGTTGGCATCGGCCATCACGGCGAGCATGGCGTGCGCGTGATGCGCACGGTGAGCGCGAAGGACATGGCGGCGATGATGCTCGACATCGTGCTGCCGGATTTCCCGCTCGAACGCGGCGAGGAAGTCGCGGTGCTGGTGTCGGGGCTCGGCGCGACGCCGCTGATGGAGCAGTACATTCTGTATGCCGAAGTATCGCAGCGGCTCGCGGCCGCTGGGCTGAAGATCGGCTTTCGCCTCGTCGGCAATCTGTTCACGTCGCTCGAGATGATGGGCGTCACGCTGACCGTCACCCGGCTCGACGACGAGTTGAAGCAACTGTTCGCCGCGCCGTGCAGCAGCATCGGCCTCACCGTGGGAGAACGCGCATGA
- a CDS encoding erythritol/L-threitol dehydrogenase: MPQTAEAPPQRAAERGETPALPATMRAVVCHGPQDYRLEQVPVPKPGPDEILTQVERVGICMGDIKTFRGAPSFWGDAVQPRYVKPPMIPGHEFVCRVVALGPGAERRGVKVGDRVISEQIVPCWSCRFCGHGQYWMCQKHDLYGFQNNVHGAMAEYMIFTKEAIVHRVPDSIPTDEAILIEPLSCSLHAADRANVGFDDVVVVAGAGTLGLGIIGAARLRHPKQLIVLDMKPERAALARRMGADDVWNPAEENVIEKIRAITGGYGCDIYIEATGHHRAVGQGLAMLRKLGRFVEFSVFNDEASVDWSIIGDRKELDVLGSHLGPYMYPRAIEFIASRRIDVRGIVTHTFPLSRFADAFAVMERGKQSLKVVLDPRG, translated from the coding sequence ATGCCACAGACAGCCGAAGCGCCGCCGCAACGCGCGGCCGAGCGCGGCGAGACGCCCGCGCTGCCCGCCACGATGCGCGCCGTGGTTTGCCACGGCCCGCAAGACTACCGCCTCGAGCAGGTGCCGGTGCCGAAGCCGGGGCCGGACGAGATCCTGACCCAGGTGGAGCGCGTGGGCATCTGCATGGGCGACATCAAGACGTTTCGCGGCGCGCCGTCGTTCTGGGGCGACGCGGTGCAGCCGCGCTACGTGAAGCCGCCGATGATTCCCGGCCACGAATTCGTGTGCCGCGTCGTCGCGCTCGGCCCCGGCGCCGAGCGGCGCGGCGTGAAGGTGGGCGATCGCGTGATCTCCGAGCAGATCGTGCCGTGCTGGAGCTGCCGCTTCTGCGGCCACGGCCAGTACTGGATGTGCCAGAAGCACGATCTGTACGGATTCCAGAACAACGTGCACGGCGCGATGGCCGAATACATGATCTTCACGAAGGAGGCGATCGTGCACCGCGTGCCCGATTCGATCCCGACCGACGAGGCGATCCTGATCGAGCCGCTGTCGTGCTCGCTGCACGCGGCCGATCGCGCGAACGTCGGCTTCGACGACGTGGTCGTCGTCGCCGGCGCGGGCACGCTCGGGCTCGGCATCATCGGCGCGGCGCGGCTGCGCCATCCGAAGCAACTGATCGTGCTCGACATGAAGCCCGAGCGCGCGGCGCTCGCGCGCCGGATGGGCGCGGACGACGTGTGGAACCCGGCCGAGGAGAACGTGATCGAGAAGATCCGCGCGATCACGGGCGGCTACGGCTGCGATATCTACATCGAGGCGACCGGCCACCATCGCGCGGTAGGCCAGGGGCTCGCGATGCTGCGCAAGCTCGGGCGCTTCGTCGAGTTCAGCGTGTTCAACGACGAAGCGAGCGTCGACTGGTCGATCATCGGCGATCGCAAGGAGCTCGACGTGCTCGGCTCGCATCTCGGCCCGTACATGTACCCGCGCGCGATCGAGTTCATCGCATCGCGCAGGATCGACGTGCGCGGCATCGTCACGCACACGTTCCCGCTGTCGCGCTTCGCCGACGCGTTCGCGGTGATGGAGCGCGGCAAGCAATCGTTGAAGGTCGTTCTGGATCCGCGAGGTTAA
- a CDS encoding SDR family oxidoreductase has product MTNLWDRAFDLTGRVALVTGGAAGIGHACARLLAQRGASVALVDRHPETAGIAATLEGGAARHSGMSLDLRDCSAAQAGVALAASRFGGVDMLVNSAGVALLDKALDVGEAAWDATMAINVKASFFVAQAAARQMIAGARGGRIVNLASQASVVGLERHAAYCASKAAIVGMTKALALEWAPHGITVNAVSPTIVETALGKQAWAGEAGERAKREIPAGRFAQPDEIAALVLYLLSDAAAMMTGENVVIDGGYTVR; this is encoded by the coding sequence ATGACGAATCTCTGGGATAGGGCGTTCGACCTGACGGGGCGCGTCGCACTCGTGACGGGCGGCGCGGCGGGCATCGGCCATGCGTGCGCGCGGCTGCTCGCGCAGCGCGGCGCGAGCGTCGCGCTCGTCGATCGGCACCCCGAAACGGCGGGGATCGCCGCGACGCTCGAGGGCGGCGCCGCGCGCCACAGCGGGATGTCGCTCGACCTGCGCGACTGCTCCGCCGCGCAGGCGGGCGTCGCGCTCGCCGCGTCGCGCTTCGGCGGCGTCGACATGCTCGTCAACAGCGCGGGCGTCGCGCTGCTCGACAAGGCGCTCGACGTCGGCGAAGCCGCGTGGGACGCGACGATGGCGATCAACGTGAAGGCGTCGTTCTTCGTCGCGCAGGCGGCCGCGCGGCAGATGATCGCGGGTGCGCGCGGCGGGCGGATCGTCAATCTCGCGTCGCAGGCGAGCGTTGTCGGGCTCGAGCGGCATGCCGCGTATTGCGCGAGCAAGGCCGCGATCGTCGGGATGACGAAGGCGCTCGCGCTCGAATGGGCGCCGCACGGCATTACCGTCAACGCGGTGTCGCCGACGATCGTCGAAACGGCGCTCGGCAAGCAGGCATGGGCGGGCGAGGCCGGCGAGCGCGCGAAGCGCGAGATTCCGGCCGGCCGCTTCGCGCAGCCGGACGAGATCGCCGCGCTCGTGCTGTATCTGCTGAGCGACGCGGCCGCGATGATGACGGGCGAGAACGTCGTCATCGACGGCGGCTACACCGTGCGCTGA
- a CDS encoding substrate-binding domain-containing protein: MKGQFMQNWVREIKAHPAVKSGAVQLTVFDGNYDALTQNNQIETMLTQQYSGILFVPIDTKAGIGVAARAGASDTPLVASNTMLATPKVPYIGNDDVEGGRLQAEALARRIGGKGNVVIIQGPIGQSAQIDREKGEMEVLAKYPGIKVIEKKTANWSRAEAMNLMEDWLNAHPKQINGVIAQNDDMALGALQAIKNRGLTPKDIPITSIDGMPDAIQAAKRGEITTFLQDAQAQSQGALDLVLRQLVGAGYKPQSVIWQRYAKDLKWDGGTAKRYILPWVPVTPANADQLYKQVTGG; this comes from the coding sequence ATGAAAGGCCAGTTCATGCAGAACTGGGTGCGCGAGATCAAGGCGCATCCGGCCGTGAAGAGCGGCGCCGTGCAGCTCACGGTGTTCGACGGCAACTACGACGCGCTCACGCAGAACAACCAGATCGAGACGATGCTCACGCAGCAGTACAGCGGCATTTTGTTCGTGCCGATCGACACGAAGGCGGGGATCGGCGTTGCGGCGCGCGCGGGCGCCTCCGACACGCCGCTCGTCGCGTCGAACACGATGCTCGCGACGCCGAAGGTGCCGTACATCGGCAACGACGACGTCGAGGGCGGTCGCCTGCAGGCCGAGGCGCTCGCCAGGCGGATCGGCGGCAAGGGCAATGTCGTGATCATCCAGGGGCCGATCGGCCAGTCCGCGCAGATCGATCGCGAGAAGGGCGAGATGGAGGTGCTCGCGAAATATCCGGGCATCAAGGTGATCGAGAAGAAGACCGCGAACTGGTCGCGCGCGGAAGCGATGAACCTGATGGAAGACTGGCTGAACGCGCATCCGAAGCAGATCAACGGCGTGATCGCGCAGAACGACGATATGGCGCTCGGCGCGTTGCAGGCGATCAAGAACCGCGGGCTCACGCCGAAGGACATCCCGATCACGTCGATCGACGGGATGCCCGACGCGATCCAGGCCGCCAAGCGCGGCGAGATCACGACGTTCCTGCAGGACGCGCAGGCGCAATCGCAAGGCGCGCTCGACCTCGTGCTGCGGCAGCTCGTCGGCGCGGGCTACAAGCCGCAATCGGTGATCTGGCAGCGCTACGCGAAGGATCTGAAGTGGGACGGCGGCACCGCGAAGCGCTACATCCTGCCGTGGGTGCCCGTCACGCCGGCGAACGCCGATCAGCTGTACAAGCAGGTCACGGGCGGTTGA
- a CDS encoding ABC transporter permease: protein MNKTMNTQTLSRLDAAPRRVNVAELASRFGIPIVFVALCVVLAFASPYFLTWRNWSDILRQTSINGILAIGMTYVILTKGIDLSVGSVLALAGIVSGLAGAAGHGLAVSLAAGVACGAALGAINGVAIARLNVPPFVATLGMLSVARGVTYIANDGSPVANLPDDYLSLGIGRLGPLGMPVLIFAGVALACWWVLRYTTYGRYLYAVGGNEKSARTTSALPQAGVSYELDAIAAVVIGGTSLSGGQGGVVGTLFGALLIGVINNGLNLLGVSSYYQQIAKGLIIVLAVLIDVARKQQR from the coding sequence ATGAACAAGACCATGAACACTCAGACCCTGTCCCGTCTCGACGCGGCGCCCAGGCGCGTGAACGTCGCGGAGCTCGCGAGCCGCTTCGGCATCCCGATCGTCTTCGTCGCGCTGTGCGTCGTGCTCGCGTTCGCGAGCCCGTACTTCCTCACCTGGCGCAACTGGAGCGACATCCTGCGCCAGACGTCGATCAACGGCATTCTCGCGATCGGCATGACGTACGTGATCCTGACCAAGGGCATCGACCTGTCGGTGGGCTCGGTGCTCGCGCTCGCGGGCATCGTGAGCGGCCTCGCCGGCGCGGCGGGGCACGGGCTCGCGGTGTCGCTCGCGGCCGGCGTCGCGTGCGGCGCGGCGCTCGGCGCGATCAACGGCGTGGCGATCGCGCGCTTGAACGTGCCGCCGTTCGTCGCGACGCTCGGCATGCTGAGCGTCGCGCGCGGCGTCACGTACATCGCCAACGACGGCAGCCCGGTCGCGAACCTGCCCGACGATTACCTGTCGCTCGGCATCGGCAGGCTCGGCCCGCTCGGCATGCCGGTGCTGATCTTCGCGGGCGTCGCGCTCGCGTGCTGGTGGGTGCTGCGCTACACGACATACGGCCGCTATCTGTATGCGGTCGGCGGCAACGAGAAGAGTGCGCGCACGACGTCCGCGCTGCCGCAGGCGGGCGTGTCGTACGAGCTCGACGCGATCGCGGCCGTCGTGATCGGCGGCACGAGCCTGTCGGGCGGGCAGGGCGGCGTCGTCGGCACGCTGTTCGGCGCGTTGTTGATCGGCGTGATCAACAACGGGCTGAACCTGCTCGGCGTGTCGTCGTATTACCAGCAGATCGCGAAGGGACTCATCATCGTGCTGGCCGTGCTCATCGACGTGGCCCGCAAACAGCAGCGCTGA
- a CDS encoding sugar ABC transporter ATP-binding protein, protein MSKSSFTLRDTTVTPVLLEASQVAKRFNGVSALRDGRLSLAAGRVHALCGGNGTGKSTFLNILMGLLRRDEGTIRLNGRDVDFASPAEALASRMAIITQELSPVPGMTVAENLYLGREPTRAGVVVDFRALKRRAQALLDRLGFAIDAGAPMHRLSLAQTQLVEIAKAFSHDCQVMIMDEPTSAIGERETETLFAAVRNVTAHGAGIIYVSHRLSELFDIADDYTVFRDGAYVESGRLADIDRAHLVRAIVGREMPVVDKARRPAHGELCLKVEGLTRANEFEDVSLDVRRGEILGIYGLMGSGRSEFLNCVYGLTRPDAGAATLGGKPLPRGEPARSIRAGIALVTEDRKDSGLVLCGSVQENIAMAAYRRLSRGGVIRRSLVRRLAQAMVERLRIKAASLRMPVSAMSGGNQQKVVLAKCLSTEPVLLLCDEPTRGIDEGAKQEIYRLLDAFARDGGAVIVVSSEAPELLYLSDRIAVFKGGRVAAVRPGDGATQESLLHLAS, encoded by the coding sequence ATGAGCAAAAGCTCATTCACTCTCCGGGATACGACCGTGACTCCTGTTCTGCTCGAAGCAAGCCAGGTGGCGAAGCGATTCAACGGCGTGAGCGCGTTGCGCGACGGACGCCTGAGCCTTGCGGCCGGCCGCGTGCATGCGCTGTGCGGCGGCAACGGCACCGGAAAATCCACGTTCCTGAACATCCTGATGGGGCTCTTGCGCCGCGACGAGGGCACGATCCGGCTGAACGGCCGCGATGTCGATTTCGCGTCGCCCGCCGAAGCGCTCGCGAGCCGCATGGCGATCATCACGCAGGAGCTCTCGCCGGTGCCGGGGATGACGGTCGCCGAGAACCTGTATCTTGGTCGCGAGCCCACCCGCGCGGGCGTCGTCGTCGATTTCCGCGCGCTGAAGCGCCGCGCGCAGGCGCTGCTCGACCGGCTCGGCTTCGCGATCGACGCGGGCGCGCCGATGCATCGGCTGAGCCTCGCGCAGACGCAGCTCGTCGAGATCGCGAAAGCGTTCAGCCACGATTGCCAGGTGATGATCATGGACGAGCCGACTTCCGCGATCGGCGAGCGCGAGACCGAGACGCTGTTCGCCGCGGTCCGCAACGTCACCGCGCACGGCGCGGGCATCATCTACGTGTCGCACCGGCTGAGCGAGCTGTTCGACATCGCCGACGACTACACGGTGTTTCGCGACGGCGCGTACGTCGAGAGCGGCCGCCTCGCCGATATCGACCGCGCGCATCTCGTGCGCGCGATCGTCGGCCGCGAGATGCCCGTCGTCGACAAGGCGCGCCGGCCCGCGCACGGCGAGCTGTGCCTGAAGGTGGAGGGCCTCACGCGCGCGAACGAGTTCGAGGACGTGAGCCTCGACGTGCGGCGCGGCGAGATTCTCGGCATCTATGGGCTGATGGGCTCGGGCCGCAGCGAATTCCTCAATTGCGTGTATGGCTTGACGCGCCCCGACGCGGGCGCCGCCACCCTCGGCGGCAAGCCGCTGCCGCGCGGCGAGCCCGCGCGGTCGATCCGCGCGGGCATCGCGCTCGTCACCGAGGACCGCAAGGATTCGGGCCTCGTGCTCTGCGGCAGCGTGCAGGAGAACATCGCGATGGCCGCGTACCGTCGCCTGTCGCGCGGCGGCGTGATCCGGCGCTCGCTCGTGCGGCGGCTCGCGCAGGCGATGGTCGAGCGGCTGCGGATCAAGGCCGCTTCGCTGCGCATGCCGGTATCGGCGATGAGCGGCGGCAACCAGCAGAAGGTCGTGCTCGCGAAATGCCTGTCGACCGAGCCCGTGCTGCTGCTGTGCGACGAGCCGACGCGCGGCATCGACGAAGGCGCGAAACAGGAGATCTACCGGCTGCTCGATGCGTTCGCGCGCGACGGCGGCGCGGTGATCGTCGTGTCGTCGGAGGCGCCCGAGCTGCTGTATCTGAGCGACCGGATCGCCGTGTTCAAGGGCGGCCGCGTCGCCGCCGTCCGCCCGGGCGACGGCGCCACCCAGGAATCCCTGCTCCATCTCGCTTCATGA
- the rpiB gene encoding ribose 5-phosphate isomerase B — protein sequence MKVAIGCDEAAYALKESIKRHLRATHPELELVDFGTHSADEAVLYPDIAIEVAQRVAAGEFPRAILLCGTGIGVAISANKVPGIRAAQCHDTYSAERARRSNDAQIVTMGARVIGTELANSIVDAWLRAEFDGGRSQPKVQRIADYERRAGLTQAGPNDAHRGS from the coding sequence ATGAAAGTGGCGATCGGCTGCGACGAAGCGGCCTACGCGCTCAAGGAGTCGATCAAGCGGCACCTGCGCGCGACGCACCCCGAGCTCGAGCTGGTCGACTTCGGCACGCACAGCGCGGACGAGGCGGTGCTGTACCCCGATATCGCGATCGAAGTCGCGCAGCGCGTCGCGGCCGGCGAATTTCCGCGCGCGATCCTGCTGTGCGGCACGGGCATCGGCGTGGCGATCTCCGCGAACAAGGTGCCGGGCATCCGCGCCGCCCAGTGCCATGACACCTACTCGGCCGAGCGCGCGCGGCGCAGCAACGACGCGCAGATCGTCACGATGGGCGCGCGCGTGATCGGCACCGAGCTCGCGAACAGCATCGTCGACGCATGGCTTAGGGCAGAATTCGACGGCGGCCGCTCGCAGCCGAAGGTGCAGCGGATCGCCGACTACGAACGCCGGGCGGGCCTCACCCAGGCCGGCCCGAATGACGCGCACCGCGGTTCATGA
- a CDS encoding sugar-binding transcriptional regulator — protein MTRTAVHDAARRAAPLDHDMTNEELTQLAKCYYVDGLTQEELAQKFAISRPKVGRLLKRAIEEGIVEIRVRHHPRAVQDLEQELVTRFGIQRAIISVDHKDQDSQRELLAGLVASYLDRVLADGAIVAVGMGRNVSAVSRHAVSTTQRNCSFVSAIGGSYRGGETMNADHICRRLAARFGGESETLYAPALVNDPQLFTALLENDVVRQSLDKARRASIALVGIGDILEDSNMVRMGWFTPEEMAEAKRAGAVGDIMGYDFIDIHGRPATTMLHGRVIGLTLEDLKRIPNVIATASEPTKATGILGALRAGVINTLATTQSIAQTVLSLAQATETASAA, from the coding sequence ATGACGCGCACCGCGGTTCATGACGCCGCGCGGCGCGCCGCTCCACTCGATCACGACATGACGAACGAAGAACTCACGCAACTCGCGAAGTGCTATTACGTCGACGGGTTGACGCAGGAAGAACTCGCGCAGAAGTTCGCGATCTCGCGCCCGAAGGTGGGCCGGCTGCTCAAGCGCGCGATCGAAGAGGGCATCGTCGAGATTCGCGTGCGCCATCATCCGCGCGCGGTACAGGATCTCGAACAGGAACTGGTCACGCGCTTCGGCATCCAGCGCGCGATCATCTCGGTCGACCACAAGGATCAGGACAGCCAGCGCGAGCTGCTCGCGGGGCTCGTCGCGAGCTACCTCGACCGCGTGCTCGCGGACGGGGCGATCGTCGCGGTCGGCATGGGCCGCAACGTGAGCGCGGTGTCGCGGCACGCGGTATCGACGACGCAGCGCAACTGCTCGTTCGTTTCCGCGATCGGCGGCTCGTATCGCGGCGGCGAGACGATGAACGCCGACCACATCTGCCGGCGCCTCGCCGCGCGCTTCGGCGGCGAGAGCGAGACGCTGTACGCGCCGGCGCTCGTCAATGATCCGCAGCTCTTCACCGCGCTGCTCGAGAACGACGTCGTGCGCCAGTCGCTCGACAAGGCGCGCCGCGCGTCGATCGCGCTCGTCGGCATCGGCGACATTCTCGAGGACAGCAACATGGTCCGCATGGGCTGGTTCACGCCCGAGGAAATGGCCGAGGCAAAGCGCGCGGGCGCCGTCGGCGACATCATGGGCTACGACTTCATCGACATCCACGGCCGCCCGGCGACGACGATGCTGCACGGCCGCGTGATCGGGCTCACGCTCGAAGACCTGAAGCGGATTCCGAACGTGATCGCGACCGCGAGCGAGCCGACGAAAGCCACGGGCATTCTCGGCGCGCTGCGCGCCGGCGTGATCAACACGCTCGCGACCACGCAGTCGATCGCGCAGACGGTGCTGAGCCTCGCGCAGGCCACCGAGACGGCGAGCGCGGCGTAG
- a CDS encoding porin, which translates to MKKAAAAWLVAGSMCAGAHAQGTVTLYGIVDAGLGYTSDQRVAQTKGALGSPVGYRNESSYGFASGTWSGSRWGLKGKEELGGGLAAVFQLENGFNIGTGQAGQGGRMFGRQAWMGLSSERYGTLTMGRQYDPIVDFVGTIGAGAFLTGMGAHPGDLDNIDNQARENNSIKYVSPKFGGLALGALYGFGNQAGSVKNQNTWSVGGQYVNGPFSLGAAYLYATNAYGANGGAWTGSYDGTFASSINEGFASAKSMQIVAAASTYQIGAVTLGLSYSNTRYKSGAFSTFNGTATYNSIGGTVSWQATPELRVAAGYDFTRGSSIDGQSAPKYHQVNFASYYYLSKRTALYGLVGYQKASGKTLDAYGNVVAATASVGDVGNGISSAGDTQTLVRIGVRHTF; encoded by the coding sequence ATGAAAAAGGCGGCAGCAGCATGGTTGGTGGCGGGGAGCATGTGCGCCGGCGCGCACGCGCAAGGCACGGTGACGCTCTACGGGATCGTCGACGCGGGGCTCGGCTATACGAGCGACCAGCGCGTCGCGCAGACCAAGGGGGCGCTCGGCTCGCCCGTCGGCTACCGCAATGAGTCGAGCTACGGCTTCGCGAGCGGCACCTGGTCGGGCAGCCGCTGGGGGCTGAAGGGCAAGGAGGAGCTGGGCGGCGGTCTCGCAGCCGTGTTCCAGCTCGAGAACGGCTTTAACATCGGCACCGGACAGGCGGGGCAGGGCGGGCGAATGTTCGGCCGGCAGGCGTGGATGGGGCTGTCGAGCGAACGCTACGGGACGCTCACGATGGGGCGCCAGTACGATCCGATCGTCGACTTCGTCGGCACGATCGGCGCGGGCGCGTTCCTGACCGGCATGGGCGCGCATCCGGGCGATCTCGACAACATCGACAATCAGGCGCGCGAGAACAACTCGATCAAGTACGTGAGCCCGAAGTTCGGCGGCCTCGCGCTCGGCGCGCTGTACGGCTTCGGCAATCAGGCGGGCAGCGTGAAGAACCAGAACACGTGGAGCGTGGGCGGCCAGTATGTGAACGGGCCGTTCTCGCTCGGCGCCGCGTACCTGTATGCGACGAACGCATACGGCGCGAACGGCGGCGCGTGGACGGGTTCGTACGACGGCACGTTCGCTTCGTCGATCAACGAAGGCTTCGCATCGGCGAAGAGCATGCAGATCGTCGCGGCGGCGAGCACCTATCAGATCGGCGCGGTGACGCTCGGCCTGTCTTACAGCAACACGCGGTACAAATCCGGCGCGTTCTCGACGTTCAACGGCACCGCGACGTACAACTCGATCGGCGGCACCGTATCGTGGCAGGCGACGCCCGAGCTGCGCGTCGCGGCGGGCTATGATTTCACGCGTGGCAGCTCGATCGACGGTCAGTCCGCGCCGAAATACCATCAGGTGAACTTCGCGTCGTACTACTACCTGTCCAAGCGCACCGCGCTGTATGGCCTCGTCGGTTATCAGAAGGCGAGCGGCAAGACGCTCGATGCGTACGGCAACGTCGTCGCGGCGACGGCGTCGGTCGGCGACGTCGGCAACGGCATTTCGTCGGCGGGCGATACGCAGACGCTCGTGCGCATCGGCGTGCGTCACACGTTCTGA
- a CDS encoding LOG family protein: MGDDIAEYKPDVADALARVALRQQGPRRHLMPVGLIGPREATGEQLRIAEGGARALAATGLVIVGGGKGGVMEAAARGARRANGLVIGLLPEDDAGGANPHLSVALPTGLGITRNALIARASLCLVAVGGGLGTLSEIALGLQWGKPVFTICDAPQVTGVENFDAPDRLLARVAQWLADSA, translated from the coding sequence TTGGGCGACGACATCGCTGAATACAAGCCGGATGTGGCCGACGCGCTCGCGCGCGTCGCGCTGCGTCAGCAGGGGCCGCGCCGCCATCTGATGCCGGTCGGCCTGATCGGGCCGCGCGAAGCGACCGGCGAGCAGTTGCGCATCGCCGAGGGGGGCGCGCGTGCGCTTGCCGCGACGGGGCTCGTGATCGTCGGCGGCGGCAAGGGCGGCGTGATGGAGGCGGCGGCGCGCGGCGCGCGGCGCGCGAACGGGCTCGTGATCGGCCTGTTGCCCGAGGACGACGCCGGCGGCGCGAATCCGCACCTGAGCGTCGCGTTGCCGACGGGGCTCGGCATCACGCGCAACGCGCTGATCGCGCGCGCGTCGTTGTGCCTGGTCGCGGTCGGCGGCGGACTCGGCACGCTGTCCGAGATCGCGCTCGGCCTGCAGTGGGGCAAGCCGGTCTTCACGATTTGCGACGCGCCGCAGGTGACGGGCGTGGAGAACTTCGACGCGCCCGATCGGCTGCTCGCGCGCGTCGCGCAGTGGCTCGCCGATTCGGCGTAG